The DNA sequence GTAAATGGTGTAATCGTACACAATAAAAGGTATTAATAACGGCTACTTCACGTAAAAGATTGACACATTCTCTCTTGTACAAAATGACGCAATACATGATTTCTTGTCTGAATTTTTACAATGCTTTTGTGAGTAATCATTTCTTAGTATTGAATTGTTATGAAACATTTGTTTATTTTCTCGAGCATTTTATTAAACTGAGAAgacatttaataattaaaaaaaaactaattattaaaaattcggaTTAAGATATTTCTTGCGGATTAATTTCTTATGAAGCTGATGAAAGAGTAAAGATGTCTTAAAGAGGTGTATGATGTGCTTGGAATAACTAATCACATCATTACAGCTCACAAACGCAATGACGCTGTAGCCAAGCGGAAGCATGGTTCACTTCGTGCAAAGATgctaaattaattaacatttCGTACTAATCGTTCATGCTTTCGAGACTTTGGAGGTCGTCATCTCAAGAACATTGACTATAAAATATTCTTCctagtaatataaaatatcttaatatatgatcgaaataaaaaaaaagactatATATAAGACCTAACAAATTTTTACTTAACCTTATTAGATGACTTATATATGTACTATTTTATTCATATCGATATATATCACATAATATCAGTCTaattatattactatttcctttataaactatcgatttaattatttattaaaaatgtaaatgtaCTCACCGATTCCCATGCTACTGAAAATCTCCTTTGGAGCAATTTCCACTTCTTCTATTGGTTCTCGTCTTACTTCCTGCTTGATCGATTTGAAACTCTTTGCCGGTGATGCTTCGATTTCGGACTCAAATTCCGATTCCCCGGTTTCTGGTGCACTGATCCGTTCCTTTTTCTCTACATGCTCAACCACATACTCACTTACACTTTCTGCTTTTCTCTCTGGTTTCGAAATTAACTCCGAAACAGGTGGAGATTTTTCAATAACATTCCATGAATTATCCAATTTTTTCTCAGTAGAGGGAGGAATTTCTGGTTCGCGATCTGGAATTTTGGTTTCCTTAACTTCTTCCTTTTCTGCGATCTCTTGCCTGTCTTCTGCCTTCTTCTCATCCGCCTGTTTGGTAACCGGCTCGATTTTCATAACGTCCGATTGGTCCTCTATTTTGCCTGATAACAAGTCGAATTCCGGTTCCTTTGATCTAACCTCAAAATTACTTTCTTCAGCCGGTTTCCCTTTTTCTGACTCCAATAATAACATCGTCGCTTTTTTGGAATCTTCTGGTTCATTTAACGATTGATTCAAGGAAAAGTTGATCATATCTTGATCCATATCTAAATTATCCTTCGCACTTCTATCTACTTTCTCGGTATGAGTTTCAAGGTGGGTTGATTGCCCATCCTGGACGTGTTCGAGGTGCTCAAAATCGTCCATCGAATCGTGCTCTCTCCTGATTGGTTGCTCCTTCAACTCGGCCATATTTGCTGCACGCGAGGAGTGTTATCCTGTCATAGAATTCAACTTTTCCTTTAGGACGTTACCGATATTTCTTTGTTAATTTTCTTTGTAATATCTCTTcgcgatatttttctctttaaacttaaaaattctcaaaattaTTAACAATTAGAACAGTCTTTAAAAACTGTTACCTGCAACGATAGTGTTGACGTTTCGTTACGTTTTGATCACCTTTCTTGTTACAATCTCACGTtccttgaattttttaaaatcgaAGACTTTAACAGCTCTTATTTCGTTATAACTATTTTACTTATTATTAAGCGATGCACAATAATTTATTCAAACATTAACAAGTAGACATTGAAAATGAAAAACTGTTTTAACGCTCACTCTTCCACGGGTGAATTCGATTCTGAAGCATGTTCTCCGGCGGAGTATCTCACGGGGTGTGCGTAGTAAGAGGGTTTCCGCCCCACCTATTCCTGTCTGCATCAGGAATGTACACATATTGGGTGACAACTTTAATAAACTCAGAGAAtgtaaatttttgaaaattttatactcgCTTATACATATCACGTATTTCATTCATTTATGGTCCTTTAAATGATTCTTggaatagaaatataaaataatgcaCCTTAATAACAAATTGCAAAACTGTAGCGCTCTTTAATGCAAAATACATTACATATTGtctgtttttattaaatgttaAGAAGATAACTTTTATGTAATAACAATCTTAAAAAGATAATATTGAGACTGGGGTCCGATAAGTACCGTCCGTTCCTGACGTTACCAATGAGAATTGATAGTTGTCCCCACCATATAGTTAGAAAGAAGGGACTGGAGGGGACTCACAGTTTAGGACAATGGATAATGAGTCACGTTGGAAGAGTACATAGACGCGTATAATGATCCTAGATGTCATAtctgtaaaatattaataagaaataacaaaatatactaTAACATAATGATTGTCGAAAAAgaacaaagaaatatatttttaaaatctctgtccaatttccttttctataattttttcaaCTGTACGCAGATTCGATCTCGAAAATTATTCAGAAGTTTATCTTTTTAATCATTTGATTTAAATCTacttttaatatataacgtccctttttttatttttcatattcttTAATAGGGTAGGTCATCttattgtttcaaatatttctaatatttactAATCGAACAGAGTATATAAGCATATAtgttaaatgaaattttttagaaTACACATTCAATATgatcttaatatttttttattgcaATAATATATGACAATTTAAGAATGAAGAAACTTATACTCTTTTATATGAGAGTTATTCTAACATTTCTATCCTTTATTAATATACGTCtcatttttcaaatagtaaaatACTAACAATTGTCCTACTCGTGTATAGACATTTCAATTACTACCTATAAGTTGTTGCAGGTTtaatcatatacatatatgcatatgtatatatatattgcatatGCGCGAAGCACTAGTACGCATGTGCACAGCCGGTATCCTGCGTTAAAATCGCGGTTATATGTAAGTACATATAACGacgaataataatatttttaaacatatattaaagagaaaatcaattttgtaaatatttcataaaaaatgtTTTTCTTATAAAAGTCTAAACAACAAATATACATCATTAAAGTTTTAAATACGGACATGAAACAAATAAGGAACTTTTTACGATAATATTACAATAAccttatattaaatatttatttctgttttCGCTGGAATTATACTCCCAATTCAGTATATGCGTCAGGTGCATCGTCTTTCCATAATtcttaattataaattagaaacacataaatatatatgtatgctgTTTAGCTTTAGTATATAGCTTTGCTCTTGACAACCGTGAAAAGAAGGTGAGTTAATTTTAATCAACACACACATTAGTTTAATTATTACTATTCTCAATTGTACTAATCCTAAAAGTAATTACTCTAATTCGTCCTGCCTGCGCATGCGTGTATCCGTATATCTCTACGTTATCTCTGTATTTCTGTGTAAATCGCAGATATCGCGGTCACAGAGTCAGCCGACTCAGTACAATCAGTGCACATGCGCGATTAATATTATGACGCATGGCTTGATCGTCAGTCTTTGCCTGTTCTCCGTACGGTGTTGACGTATTTActctcttttttcctctttggCTCTTTCCTCTCACTCTGTACTCTCTCCGGTTCTACGACACTTAGTGAAAGATTCGCCCTTTGCAAAATGGCGACGGAGGCTATCACCAGGAGAAAGCTAAATGGACAGGAGCAGAAAATAAGCAGAAACGGCTTAACCTTTTACGAAGACACCTTATCCAACGGCCATGCTGGTTTACAAACCAATGGACGTGTACAGGTTAGATCTTCATCGTGTCACGCGTATTAGTTTTACTTGATGATTCGGAATATGCAACAAACTTTTCGACAATTAAAACTCGATTGGATATTAGTGCAATCTATGAAATAGTTGAGTTTTGCGTCAggtattttaattttcaatcaTTTAATTCCGTGCAATATAAACGAACTTTACGTTAAGGTTGATAGTCAATATTTGTCGATTGAATATTGAACATTAATAttaaagttaattaagaaaagtACGTAAAAATTAAAACTGAGATTTGCCATAGAAATAAGCGAAACATGTTTTGATTGTGATTCGATTAGTTGCAATGTATATCGAGCAATTTTCAATTCAAGAAATTTTGATTTAAAACAGCCTCGTTTTTGTGCGATATTAATACGGTATTGTGGTTCGCGTTGCAATTGTTATTGAACTCGCATTTGACTAATTTTCTTTATCTAACTAAAAGACGTTTTACTTTTTTATTCAGATACATATCAAAGTAATGTTTTCTTATGCTAGTGTTTATCCTCGACTACTCGCGTGATTCTTTTAGCATCATAACTGTAACGTTAGGCGGGAATTGCATCAATTACATTCTAGGAAAACGAAACAACTTGACCGTTACTTTGTACCATTGCTTGGGTCAGCTATAATAAATTGCGATAAGAGAAGCTAGTTTTAACGCAAGATTAGTTTCCCATTGAATAATAACTATTCATATGGTAAATTCTTTCTCACCTTTTTAAGATAATAACTTTAACAATGCTATcttatatctttctttttaatcaaaaagtgataaatgaaatttcatggacttctgcaatataataatttaaattttttgtgCATTAGACACACTATATAGAATAATAAGCAAATCGCGGATGTTTTATATGTTTTTGAGAAacataaatgtacaaaaatgtacagaGTATACAGTATATTACCACAGGATACGTAATAATGTTTAAAAGACGACAAATGTTTTTAGGTACCATTTTTTTAATTGTGCTCATAAAGATATGAATTAgaataaaaatccgcaatctagaAATAAATATTGTACGTAGATTACGACGATAATGATCGACAGGTTTCCTGAATATTTTGCTTCACATTTTCCAaagtaattatttcatttaaaatatacatataattattattaacaatataatTGACTTAACCATTGACGTCTTTGGCGTATTCCTAACCTAATTCTTATTAAAAAATCGTAACATAGGAAACGAAA is a window from the Bombus affinis isolate iyBomAffi1 chromosome 9, iyBomAffi1.2, whole genome shotgun sequence genome containing:
- the LOC126920427 gene encoding reticulon-1 isoform X1, producing the protein MAELKEQPIRREHDSMDDFEHLEHVQDGQSTHLETHTEKVDRSAKDNLDMDQDMINFSLNQSLNEPEDSKKATMLLLESEKGKPAEESNFEVRSKEPEFDLLSGKIEDQSDVMKIEPVTKQADEKKAEDRQEIAEKEEVKETKIPDREPEIPPSTEKKLDNSWNVIEKSPPVSELISKPERKAESVSEYVVEHVEKKERISAPETGESEFESEIEASPAKSFKSIKQEVRREPIEEVEIAPKEIFSSMGIDAWFNPDRLNPKVAALIYWRDPKKSGPVFGCILGVLLSLAYFSLISVLAYLSLLILTGTVAFRIHNTVLQAIQKTSDGHPFQNILEMDLTLPAEKVHEVADVAVAHLNAAVSELRRLFLVEDFVDSLKFGVLLWCLTYVGSWFNGMTLVIIGVVALFTLPKVYETNKAQIDQNLALVQSKINDLTTKVKAAIPFGKKEPKKEE
- the LOC126920427 gene encoding reticulon-1 isoform X2; this encodes MAELKEQPIRREHDSMDDFEHLEHVQDGQSTHLETHTEKVDRSAKDNLDMDQDMINFSLNQSLNEPEDSKKATMLLLESEKGKPAEESNFEVRSKEPEFDLLSGKIEDQSDVMKIEPVTKQADEKKAEDRQEIAEKEEVKETKIPDREPEIPPSTEKKLDNSWNVIEKSPPVSELISKPERKAESVSEYVVEHVEKKERISAPETGESEFESEIEASPAKSFKSIKQEVRREPIEEVEIAPKEIFSSMGIVAALIYWRDPKKSGPVFGCILGVLLSLAYFSLISVLAYLSLLILTGTVAFRIHNTVLQAIQKTSDGHPFQNILEMDLTLPAEKVHEVADVAVAHLNAAVSELRRLFLVEDFVDSLKFGVLLWCLTYVGSWFNGMTLVIIGVVALFTLPKVYETNKAQIDQNLALVQSKINDLTTKVKAAIPFGKKEPKKEE